Below is a window of Sporosarcina ureae DNA.
TATCCGTCTCTTCTTCTTCCGGAATAACGACACGGAATATCTTATCCGACATGCCCATTGTCTCGACACGTTTTTCAAGATTGGCCTTTACTTTGTTCTCATATCCCGAGTACGTATGCACAACATACCAATTTTTATCCATTTCCATGACATTGAGGACTGCGCGTCCGTCCCTCCCTTAAATTAAAGCTGAAAAAACCCGTTCATTCATCAAAACGGGATATTTTCACGCTATTCATACTTTATTTATTACAGATTAGTATACCATTTCATAACTCCGGAGATACCTATATCCACCACGAAGAAATAAACAGCCATAAAAATGACTGTAGAAATAACGACTACAGTATACTTCGTTAATTCTTTACGTTTCGGCCAGCTGACT
It encodes the following:
- the secE gene encoding preprotein translocase subunit SecE produces the protein MGKITDFLKKVVSEMRKVSWPKRKELTKYTVVVISTVIFMAVYFFVVDIGISGVMKWYTNL